The following are encoded together in the Vibrio splendidus genome:
- the cpxA gene encoding envelope stress sensor histidine kinase CpxA, with protein MRIPKITSLYGRIFAIFWFTMLLVLLSVLSLPHLDPRVARDVPADHLDKLERIAKITEKRYAKEPNLGKIVFQLEAPRSRKDSRARIYLTDLEGAVLTSKRHSDYKLKAIRNFVTSIDNPEVPKQKLYGHYMVAGPVPITLAGEELLMYAGVKWNQPPPFLLRLFDRPLQLLLAVMLASTPLLLWLAWALSQPARRLERAAQRVAKGQFEVDPQLEKGTSEFRQAGESFNQMVEAVNQMISGQQRLLSDISHELRSPLTRLRMANALAIRKQGESQELERIDTEAQRLEQMISELLTLSRMQVDSHITREVQPISSLWEEILKDAEFEAEQMGKLLTFSEIPERSISGNPKLLMSALDNITRNAIYYGKDQVDVQFHVVQDQLTICVNDNGDGVPEDELDSIFRPFYRVSTARDRNSGGTGLGLTITESAIRQHSGTITASRSQLGGLQLEITLPILPA; from the coding sequence ATGCGCATCCCTAAAATCACCAGCTTATATGGACGTATCTTTGCTATCTTTTGGTTCACCATGTTACTGGTGCTTTTGTCGGTGCTGTCACTTCCCCATTTAGACCCTCGAGTGGCGCGAGATGTGCCCGCAGATCACCTCGATAAACTCGAGCGTATCGCTAAAATCACAGAGAAACGCTACGCCAAAGAACCTAATCTAGGCAAAATTGTGTTCCAACTTGAGGCACCACGTAGCCGCAAGGATTCTCGTGCTCGCATCTATTTAACCGACCTAGAAGGCGCTGTCCTTACGTCAAAAAGACATTCGGACTATAAGCTTAAGGCGATTCGCAACTTTGTTACCTCGATTGATAACCCTGAAGTACCAAAACAGAAACTATACGGACACTACATGGTGGCAGGGCCAGTACCTATCACACTCGCTGGTGAAGAATTACTGATGTATGCCGGAGTAAAATGGAACCAACCACCGCCATTTTTGCTGCGACTGTTTGATAGACCTTTACAACTGTTGCTTGCGGTAATGCTAGCAAGTACCCCGCTATTGCTATGGTTGGCTTGGGCATTAAGCCAACCCGCACGTAGGCTAGAGCGCGCAGCGCAACGCGTAGCAAAAGGGCAATTTGAGGTCGACCCTCAACTTGAAAAAGGCACATCAGAATTCAGACAAGCGGGTGAAAGCTTTAACCAAATGGTGGAAGCGGTAAACCAGATGATTTCGGGGCAACAGCGCCTACTTTCTGATATCTCACACGAACTGCGCTCGCCATTGACTCGTCTACGCATGGCCAATGCACTGGCAATTCGTAAGCAAGGTGAGAGCCAAGAATTAGAACGTATTGATACCGAAGCGCAGCGTTTGGAACAAATGATCAGTGAGCTACTGACGCTATCTCGTATGCAGGTCGACAGCCACATTACTCGTGAGGTTCAACCTATCTCGAGCTTATGGGAGGAGATCTTAAAAGATGCAGAGTTTGAAGCTGAACAGATGGGTAAATTACTGACGTTTTCAGAGATCCCAGAGCGTTCTATTTCGGGTAATCCTAAGCTGCTGATGAGTGCCTTAGACAATATTACGCGCAATGCTATCTACTACGGCAAAGACCAAGTGGATGTGCAATTCCATGTTGTCCAAGATCAGCTGACGATTTGCGTCAATGACAACGGTGATGGTGTCCCGGAGGATGAACTGGATTCTATCTTCAGACCGTTCTACCGAGTTTCAACGGCACGCGATCGTAATTCAGGTGGCACCGGGCTTGGCCTCACCATTACAGAAAGTGCGATTCGCCAACACAGCGGAACCATCACTGCAAGCCGTAGCCAGCTCGGTGGATTACAACTCGAAATCACCCTGCCAATCTTGCCGGCATAA
- the aspA gene encoding aspartate ammonia-lyase, giving the protein MATQSEAQVEAPQATRLEEDLLGQRHVPADAYYGIHTLRAVENFNISNVTISDVPEFVRGMVMTKKAAALANKELGVIPSEVAKYIIEACDLILDTGKCMDQFPSDVFQGGAGTSVNMNANEVVANVALELMGKEKGQYEFINPNDHVNRSQSTNCAYPTGFRISVYNSVRKLIDAIEYLKGAFELKSQEFNTILKMGRTQLQDAVPMTVGQEFHAWAVTINEEIKNLEYTSKLLLEVNLGATAIGTGLNAAPGYQGLAVKHLAEVTGLECVAAEDLIEATSDCGAYVMTHGALKRLAVKLSKICNDLRLLSSGPRTGFNELNLPELQAGSSIMPAKVNPVVPEVVNQVCFKVLGNDNTVSFAAEGGQLQLNVMEPVIAQSMFESLDILTNACVNLRDKCVDGITVNKEVCESHVFNSIGIVTYLNPYIGHHEGDIVGKICAETGKSVRDVVLERGLLSEEELDDIFSVENLMHPQYKAKRYE; this is encoded by the coding sequence ATGGCTACTCAATCAGAAGCTCAAGTTGAAGCTCCTCAAGCTACTCGTCTCGAAGAAGATCTATTAGGTCAACGTCATGTTCCGGCTGATGCTTACTACGGCATCCACACTCTACGCGCAGTTGAAAACTTCAACATCTCAAATGTAACGATCTCAGATGTACCTGAATTCGTTCGCGGTATGGTGATGACAAAGAAAGCAGCGGCTTTAGCAAACAAAGAGTTAGGTGTAATCCCAAGCGAAGTGGCTAAGTACATCATCGAAGCTTGTGACCTAATTCTAGACACGGGTAAGTGCATGGATCAGTTCCCATCGGATGTATTCCAAGGTGGTGCTGGTACTTCTGTAAACATGAATGCTAACGAAGTTGTGGCAAACGTGGCACTTGAACTTATGGGCAAAGAAAAAGGCCAATATGAGTTCATCAACCCGAATGACCATGTTAACCGCAGCCAATCTACAAACTGTGCTTACCCAACAGGCTTCCGCATCTCTGTTTACAACAGCGTTCGTAAACTGATCGATGCTATCGAATACCTAAAAGGTGCATTTGAGCTTAAGAGCCAAGAATTCAACACAATTTTGAAGATGGGTCGTACTCAACTTCAAGATGCTGTACCTATGACGGTTGGCCAAGAGTTCCACGCTTGGGCTGTAACCATCAACGAAGAAATCAAAAACCTAGAATACACTTCAAAACTACTGCTTGAAGTTAACCTAGGCGCAACGGCTATCGGTACTGGTCTGAACGCAGCTCCGGGTTACCAAGGCCTAGCAGTTAAGCACCTAGCAGAAGTAACTGGCCTAGAATGTGTAGCGGCTGAAGATCTTATCGAAGCAACGTCTGACTGTGGCGCATACGTAATGACGCACGGTGCACTTAAACGTCTAGCGGTTAAACTGTCTAAGATCTGTAACGACTTACGTCTTCTTTCTTCAGGTCCACGTACTGGCTTCAACGAGCTAAACCTACCTGAACTGCAAGCGGGTTCTTCAATCATGCCTGCTAAAGTAAACCCAGTTGTACCTGAAGTAGTAAACCAAGTTTGCTTTAAAGTTCTAGGTAACGACAACACGGTTTCTTTCGCAGCAGAAGGCGGTCAGCTTCAATTGAACGTAATGGAACCTGTTATCGCACAAAGCATGTTTGAGTCTTTAGACATCCTAACAAACGCATGTGTGAACCTACGCGACAAGTGTGTAGACGGCATTACTGTGAACAAAGAAGTCTGTGAATCTCACGTATTTAACTCTATCGGTATCGTAACTTACCTAAACCCATACATTGGCCACCACGAAGGTGACATCGTTGGTAAGATTTGTGCGGAAACAGGTAAGAGTGTTCGTGATGTAGTTCTAGAGCGCGGTTTATTGAGCGAAGAAGAACTTGATGACATTTTCTCTGTTGAAAATCTGATGCATCCTCAGTATAAAGCTAAACGCTACGAATAA
- a CDS encoding DUF3135 domain-containing protein: protein MAHPQPNQKLPPFDELVQLAKSDPKAFDQFKHEMCEQMICSASETMQNRLRAQQSHIDLVVSRCKNPHHANVVLMQELRCQVCKFQDALKGRCDFEESLPENVVPFRPNTEPKMY, encoded by the coding sequence ATGGCACATCCACAGCCCAATCAAAAACTGCCCCCTTTTGATGAACTGGTCCAACTCGCGAAAAGCGATCCGAAAGCATTCGATCAATTCAAACACGAGATGTGCGAACAGATGATTTGCTCAGCCTCAGAGACCATGCAAAACAGGCTTCGCGCTCAACAAAGTCATATCGATTTAGTCGTCAGCCGCTGCAAGAATCCACATCACGCTAATGTTGTTCTGATGCAAGAGCTGCGCTGTCAGGTCTGTAAATTCCAAGATGCACTCAAAGGCCGCTGCGATTTTGAAGAATCTCTGCCTGAAAATGTCGTGCCTTTCAGGCCAAATACAGAGCCAAAAATGTACTGA
- a CDS encoding FxsA family protein: protein MFPILLLLFIFVPIIEIGLFIQVGGFLGLWPTIALVLITAFVGASLVRSQGIQTLMSVQGRLQQGEMPAQQILEGVMLAVAGVLLLTPGFMTDALGMLVLLPAPRAMIAKKMMEKMVVTNMSGGFHAGGQAGFGQSPFGQDPFNPGPSDQSKDGNTFEGEFEKKDDDNDRNRLN, encoded by the coding sequence GTGTTTCCTATCTTATTATTACTCTTTATCTTCGTACCCATCATTGAGATTGGGCTATTTATTCAAGTTGGTGGCTTCTTAGGATTGTGGCCAACTATCGCGTTGGTTTTGATCACTGCATTTGTGGGTGCATCGCTTGTTCGTAGCCAAGGCATTCAGACACTTATGTCTGTTCAAGGTCGGTTGCAACAAGGCGAAATGCCAGCACAACAGATTCTTGAAGGCGTGATGCTTGCGGTTGCAGGCGTATTGCTGCTGACTCCGGGCTTTATGACGGACGCACTCGGTATGTTGGTATTGTTACCAGCACCAAGAGCGATGATTGCCAAGAAAATGATGGAAAAAATGGTGGTGACCAATATGTCTGGTGGTTTCCATGCGGGTGGACAAGCTGGTTTTGGCCAGAGCCCATTTGGACAAGACCCATTCAATCCAGGTCCATCTGACCAATCAAAAGACGGCAACACCTTTGAGGGTGAGTTTGAGAAGAAAGACGACGACAACGATCGTAACCGCTTAAATTAA
- a CDS encoding 5-carboxymethyl-2-hydroxymuconate Delta-isomerase, with protein MPNLVLEYSNSVDERVNIQGLLEDLHQVTLNCGLFDVPSVKSRSLRCHNWLVGDEEDNVDFVHISFELLSGRTEEQKRELSRLLMQTLQEQASHIRSLTVNIRDMDKSCFQKVIN; from the coding sequence ATGCCGAATCTAGTTCTAGAGTACTCAAATTCAGTGGATGAGCGAGTGAATATCCAAGGTTTACTAGAAGATCTTCATCAAGTTACATTAAACTGTGGTTTGTTTGATGTACCTTCTGTGAAGTCTCGTTCACTGCGCTGTCATAACTGGTTGGTCGGTGATGAAGAGGACAATGTGGATTTTGTTCATATTAGCTTCGAGTTACTTTCAGGGCGTACCGAAGAACAGAAAAGAGAATTGTCGCGTTTGTTGATGCAAACCTTACAAGAACAGGCAAGCCATATCCGCAGCCTAACGGTCAACATAAGGGATATGGATAAAAGTTGCTTTCAGAAAGTGATTAACTAG
- a CDS encoding CpxP family protein, translated as MKMTKKLVLVAAALPLMLGTASAFAYGGGDKGDHKGMHGKCGGFDKKVMRQLDLTDAQKTELKEMREANRAEMKAKHSGNKADKMAQMKAHHEKVQDLVLADTFDEAAANDLASQMVEKQTERRVAMLKKQHQMMSVLTPEQKTQLKEIQQERMAKCADKMEKRMNKDK; from the coding sequence ATGAAAATGACTAAGAAACTTGTACTAGTAGCAGCGGCACTTCCACTTATGTTAGGTACAGCGAGTGCGTTTGCATACGGCGGTGGTGATAAAGGTGATCACAAAGGTATGCACGGTAAGTGTGGTGGCTTCGATAAGAAAGTGATGCGCCAACTAGACCTGACGGATGCTCAAAAAACAGAACTAAAAGAGATGCGCGAAGCGAACCGCGCTGAGATGAAAGCAAAACACTCAGGCAACAAAGCAGATAAAATGGCGCAAATGAAAGCGCATCACGAGAAAGTTCAAGATCTAGTTCTAGCTGATACTTTTGATGAAGCTGCAGCAAACGACCTAGCAAGCCAAATGGTTGAGAAGCAAACAGAGCGTCGCGTAGCAATGCTTAAGAAGCAACACCAAATGATGAGCGTACTAACGCCTGAGCAAAAGACTCAGCTGAAAGAAATCCAACAAGAGCGCATGGCGAAGTGTGCTGACAAAATGGAAAAACGCATGAACAAAGACAAGTAA
- the tpiA gene encoding triose-phosphate isomerase, which yields MRHPVVMGNWKLNGSKEMVVDLLNGLNAELEGVTGVDVAVAPPALFVDLAERTLTEAGSAIILGAQNSDLNNSGAFTGDMSPAMLKEFGASHIIIGHSERREYHAESDEFVAKKFAFLKENGLTPVLCIGESDAQNEAGETVAVCARQLDAVINTQGVEALEGAIIAYEPIWAIGTGKAATAEDAQRIHAQIRAHIAEKSEDVAKKVVIQYGGSVKPENAAAYFAQPDIDGALVGGAALDAKSFAAIAKAAAEAKA from the coding sequence ATGCGTCATCCTGTAGTTATGGGTAACTGGAAACTAAACGGCAGCAAAGAAATGGTTGTTGATCTACTAAACGGTCTTAACGCTGAACTTGAAGGCGTAACAGGCGTAGACGTAGCAGTTGCTCCACCAGCACTTTTCGTTGATCTTGCTGAGCGTACGCTTACTGAAGCGGGCAGCGCGATCATCCTAGGTGCTCAAAACTCTGACCTAAACAACAGCGGTGCATTCACTGGCGACATGTCTCCAGCAATGCTTAAAGAGTTCGGCGCATCTCACATCATCATCGGTCACTCTGAGCGTCGTGAATACCACGCTGAGTCTGACGAATTCGTTGCTAAGAAATTCGCATTCCTAAAAGAGAACGGCCTAACTCCAGTTCTTTGTATCGGTGAGTCTGATGCACAAAACGAAGCAGGCGAAACTGTTGCTGTATGTGCTCGTCAACTTGACGCTGTTATCAACACTCAAGGTGTTGAAGCTCTTGAAGGCGCTATCATCGCTTACGAACCAATCTGGGCTATCGGTACTGGTAAAGCAGCTACAGCTGAAGATGCACAACGCATCCACGCTCAAATCCGTGCTCACATCGCAGAGAAATCTGAAGACGTTGCTAAGAAAGTTGTTATCCAATACGGCGGTTCTGTTAAGCCAGAAAACGCAGCAGCTTACTTCGCACAACCAGACATCGACGGTGCTCTAGTTGGCGGCGCAGCTCTAGACGCGAAAAGCTTCGCAGCTATCGCTAAAGCAGCAGCTGAAGCAAAAGCTTAA
- the pfkA gene encoding 6-phosphofructokinase, with protein sequence MIKKIGVLTSGGDAPGMNAAVRGVVRTALSVGIEVYGIYDGYQGLVEDRIEKLDRSSVSDVINRGGTFLGSARFPEFKDVKVREKGIENLKKHGIEALVVIGGDGSYMGAKKLTEMGYPCIGLPGTIDNDIAGTDYTIGYLTALNTVIDSIDRLRDTSSSHQRISIVEIMGRHCGDLTLMSAIAGGCEYIITPETGLDKEQLISNIQDGIAKGKKHAIIALTELMMDANELAKEIESSTGRETRATVLGHIQRGGRPTAFDRVLASRMGNYAVHLLQEGHGGRCVGIEKEELVHHDIIDCIENMQNPDRSELFRVAEELF encoded by the coding sequence ATGATTAAGAAGATCGGTGTTTTGACCAGTGGTGGTGACGCTCCAGGCATGAACGCAGCAGTACGTGGCGTAGTTCGTACCGCACTATCAGTTGGCATTGAAGTTTACGGCATTTACGATGGCTACCAAGGCCTTGTTGAAGACCGTATTGAAAAGCTTGACCGTTCAAGCGTATCTGACGTCATCAACCGCGGCGGTACTTTTTTAGGTTCTGCACGTTTCCCTGAATTCAAAGATGTTAAAGTTCGCGAGAAAGGCATCGAGAACCTTAAGAAGCACGGTATCGAAGCACTTGTTGTTATCGGTGGCGACGGTTCTTACATGGGTGCTAAGAAACTGACAGAAATGGGTTACCCATGTATCGGTCTTCCAGGCACTATCGATAACGATATCGCAGGTACTGACTACACAATCGGTTACCTAACTGCACTTAACACAGTTATTGATTCAATCGACCGTCTACGTGACACGTCTTCTTCTCACCAACGTATTTCTATTGTTGAAATCATGGGCCGTCACTGTGGTGACCTTACGCTTATGTCAGCAATCGCGGGTGGTTGTGAGTACATCATTACTCCTGAAACTGGTCTAGATAAAGAGCAGCTAATCAGCAATATCCAAGATGGAATTGCGAAAGGTAAGAAGCACGCAATCATCGCTCTAACTGAGCTAATGATGGACGCGAACGAACTGGCTAAAGAGATCGAATCTTCAACAGGTCGTGAAACTCGTGCAACGGTTCTTGGTCACATCCAACGTGGTGGTCGTCCTACTGCATTTGACCGTGTACTGGCTTCACGCATGGGTAACTACGCTGTTCACCTTCTTCAAGAAGGCCACGGTGGTCGTTGTGTTGGTATCGAGAAAGAAGAACTTGTTCACCACGACATCATCGACTGTATCGAGAACATGCAGAACCCAGACCGTTCTGAGCTGTTCCGCGTTGCAGAAGAGTTGTTCTAA
- the fieF gene encoding CDF family cation-efflux transporter FieF (FieF, a metal efflux transporter, is a member of the CDF (cation diffusion facilitator) family of transporters.), which translates to MKQEYARLVTLAAWAATIIASILLVVKVAAWWVTGSVSLLASVVDSLLDIAASVVNLVVVRYSLQPADKEHTFGHGKAESLAALAQAMFISGSACFLILNGIERFFRPHELNSPEIGIYVSLFAIVMTFGLVRFQKHVVNKTGSQAIAADSLHYQTDLYMNAAIMLALALSWFGIGQADSVFAIGIGIYILYSAYQMAMEAVQSLLDHKLPDEELKQIKETSLSIEGVLGVHQLRTRRSGPIRFIQLHLELEDNIPLIEAHRISDEVEAKLISVFPDADVLIHQDPYSVVFGPEKQQKFHSW; encoded by the coding sequence ATGAAACAAGAATACGCACGTTTAGTTACGCTCGCCGCTTGGGCTGCCACCATCATTGCCTCCATATTATTGGTTGTGAAGGTTGCTGCGTGGTGGGTGACAGGTTCAGTCAGTTTATTAGCTTCTGTGGTTGATTCGCTGTTGGATATCGCCGCTTCTGTCGTCAACCTAGTGGTGGTTCGCTACTCTCTTCAGCCTGCCGATAAAGAACATACCTTTGGTCATGGTAAGGCTGAGTCTCTTGCTGCATTAGCGCAGGCAATGTTTATTTCCGGTTCCGCTTGTTTCCTTATTCTTAATGGTATTGAGCGTTTCTTCCGACCGCATGAGCTGAACTCTCCTGAAATTGGTATTTATGTCAGCTTGTTCGCGATCGTAATGACCTTTGGTTTGGTTCGATTCCAAAAACATGTCGTAAACAAAACCGGTAGCCAAGCCATTGCGGCTGATTCACTGCACTATCAGACCGATCTTTATATGAACGCCGCTATTATGTTGGCACTGGCGTTGAGTTGGTTTGGCATTGGTCAGGCGGATTCGGTGTTCGCGATTGGTATTGGTATCTACATCCTGTACAGCGCTTACCAAATGGCGATGGAAGCCGTGCAATCTTTGCTTGATCATAAGCTGCCAGATGAAGAGCTGAAACAGATTAAAGAGACATCATTGAGCATTGAAGGTGTGTTGGGTGTGCATCAATTACGAACTCGTCGTTCGGGGCCGATTCGCTTTATCCAACTGCATTTAGAATTGGAAGATAATATCCCACTTATTGAAGCGCATCGCATTTCTGATGAAGTGGAGGCCAAGCTTATCTCTGTGTTCCCTGATGCTGATGTATTAATTCATCAAGACCCGTATTCGGTGGTGTTTGGCCCGGAGAAGCAGCAGAAATTCCATTCTTGGTAA
- a CDS encoding superoxide dismutase: MSHTFPALPYAYDALEPYIDAKTMEVHYSKHHRTYYDKFVAAISGNELEQQSLTEIFANISQHSPAVRNNGGGYYNHILYWNCMSQDGGGEPTGELGEAIKSTFGDFETFQDQFAQAAINTFGSGFAWLVVEEGQLKIISTSNQDNPWMDTVASNGEPILALDVWEHAYYISYQNRRPDYINAWWNVVNWNAVSENYAQALANQA, translated from the coding sequence ATGTCACACACTTTCCCTGCTTTACCCTACGCTTACGACGCCCTAGAACCTTACATTGATGCTAAGACGATGGAAGTGCATTACAGTAAGCACCATAGAACCTACTACGATAAGTTTGTTGCGGCTATTTCTGGCAACGAGCTAGAGCAACAGTCTCTGACCGAGATCTTCGCTAACATTTCTCAGCACAGCCCAGCGGTTCGTAACAATGGTGGCGGTTACTACAATCACATCTTGTATTGGAACTGCATGTCGCAAGACGGTGGGGGTGAACCCACGGGCGAGCTTGGCGAAGCTATCAAAAGTACTTTCGGAGATTTCGAGACATTCCAAGATCAGTTCGCTCAGGCGGCAATCAATACCTTTGGTTCAGGCTTCGCTTGGCTAGTGGTTGAAGAAGGACAACTGAAGATCATCTCGACCTCAAATCAAGATAATCCGTGGATGGATACGGTTGCCAGTAACGGCGAGCCCATTCTTGCACTCGATGTTTGGGAACACGCCTATTACATCAGCTACCAAAACCGTCGTCCTGATTACATCAATGCATGGTGGAACGTAGTGAATTGGAATGCGGTATCTGAAAACTACGCGCAGGCACTAGCGAACCAAGCGTAA
- a CDS encoding response regulator: MANILLIDDDTELTSLLKDILSFEGFTVSEANDGYAGLDAINDEIDLILLDVMMPRLNGMETLKKLRENWETPVLMLTAKGEEIDRVIGLELGADDYLPKPFSDRELLARIRAILRRTQTNTAPKSASDIIQYQDIEVFPGKQEAYCNGQIIDLTTTEFALLSHLIQNPGQVITKEALSLDVLGKRLAAFDRAIDMHISNLRKKIPERTDGKSRIKTLRGRGYLLVEED; encoded by the coding sequence ATGGCGAACATTCTTCTTATTGATGACGACACAGAACTAACCAGCTTACTTAAAGACATCCTGAGCTTTGAGGGCTTCACTGTTTCCGAAGCCAATGATGGCTATGCGGGGCTTGACGCTATCAATGATGAGATTGATCTGATTCTTTTGGATGTGATGATGCCGCGCCTTAACGGTATGGAAACGCTAAAGAAGCTGAGAGAAAACTGGGAAACACCAGTATTGATGCTGACTGCCAAAGGCGAAGAGATCGACCGTGTTATTGGCCTTGAACTTGGCGCAGATGATTATTTGCCAAAGCCGTTCAGTGACCGAGAACTGCTCGCTCGTATTCGTGCCATCTTGCGTAGAACACAGACTAACACCGCGCCTAAATCAGCCAGCGACATCATTCAATACCAAGACATCGAAGTCTTCCCTGGCAAGCAAGAGGCTTACTGTAATGGACAGATTATCGATCTCACCACCACAGAATTCGCTTTACTGAGCCATCTCATCCAAAACCCAGGACAAGTGATCACCAAAGAAGCACTGAGCTTGGATGTTTTAGGCAAAAGGCTGGCGGCGTTTGACCGCGCGATAGACATGCACATATCCAATCTGCGCAAGAAGATTCCAGAACGTACTGACGGTAAGTCTCGCATCAAAACCTTACGAGGCCGCGGATACTTATTGGTAGAGGAAGATTAA
- a CDS encoding DUF805 domain-containing protein, whose amino-acid sequence MSMKDLLLSFKGRIGRKTYWVWNIFYYIAITGFATGISVLFPAYSYLLLPIFLLLLVIPDLAVTAKRWHDRNKSNYWLLLNVPLVLGRLASPMAATTTEPVLPIHMVATVAALVCGLWILVECGLMKGTEGRNDYGEDPV is encoded by the coding sequence ATGTCGATGAAAGATTTACTGCTCTCTTTCAAAGGGAGAATTGGTCGTAAGACTTACTGGGTTTGGAATATTTTCTACTATATCGCGATTACTGGTTTTGCCACCGGTATCTCGGTTTTGTTCCCAGCATACTCCTATCTCCTGTTACCAATCTTCCTTCTATTACTTGTTATTCCAGATCTTGCTGTTACCGCTAAGCGCTGGCATGACCGCAACAAGTCTAACTACTGGCTATTGCTGAATGTACCGCTCGTACTCGGGCGACTTGCATCACCTATGGCTGCGACTACGACAGAGCCAGTATTGCCTATTCACATGGTGGCAACGGTTGCTGCACTAGTGTGTGGTTTGTGGATCTTGGTAGAATGCGGTTTGATGAAAGGCACTGAAGGTCGCAATGATTACGGTGAAGATCCCGTTTAA
- a CDS encoding tRNA (cytidine(34)-2'-O)-methyltransferase: MFDIALYEPEIAPNTGNIIRLSANCGANLHLIEPLGFDFEEKKVRRAGLDYHDLARVKRHKNLEAFLEYLENEREGDFRIFACTTKTTGHHVDAKFQQGDVLMFGPETRGLPAEFIESMPMEQRIRIPMMPDARSLNLSNAVAIIAFEAWRQMGFEGAV, from the coding sequence ATGTTTGATATCGCTCTATACGAACCAGAAATCGCGCCCAATACGGGTAACATCATCCGCCTATCAGCTAACTGCGGCGCAAACCTGCACCTTATCGAGCCGCTTGGTTTTGATTTCGAAGAGAAAAAAGTTCGTCGTGCGGGCTTAGATTATCACGACCTTGCACGAGTTAAGCGTCACAAGAATCTAGAAGCCTTCCTTGAGTATCTAGAGAATGAACGCGAGGGTGATTTCCGCATCTTTGCTTGCACCACTAAAACGACAGGTCACCACGTTGATGCAAAATTCCAACAAGGTGATGTGTTGATGTTTGGCCCTGAGACTCGTGGCCTGCCTGCTGAGTTCATCGAAAGCATGCCAATGGAACAACGCATTCGTATACCAATGATGCCAGACGCGCGTAGCCTAAACCTATCTAACGCGGTTGCTATTATTGCATTCGAAGCATGGCGACAAATGGGCTTTGAAGGCGCGGTATAA